In Tenacibaculum pacificus, a single window of DNA contains:
- a CDS encoding energy transducer TonB family protein, translating to MKILETEHKRKSAVITAVILMLLLFGIFNFGMKYLDPPTEYGIAINLGTSDVGSGEPVEETQVASSTEEILEEELEEEEETFEEEVSEASEEIQEDVITDDTAEDVPVVEKTTSEKDIVKERTKETPKEVKPKKKKKPSPSKAATDALNSLLNGTSKDGAATGEGDDTESGVKGGKDGDASSNKYYGNSGGGSGGNYNLAGRKALSKPVKQPDCQEEGTIVVSIEVNQNGKVIKVQTGGLKGSTSSAPCLEKAAKEAALKTTWNADGNAPSKQRGTIIYKFSLSQ from the coding sequence ATGAAAATATTAGAAACAGAACATAAACGAAAATCAGCCGTAATTACGGCTGTCATTTTGATGCTTTTATTATTCGGGATTTTTAATTTCGGAATGAAATATTTAGATCCACCAACTGAATATGGAATCGCGATTAATTTAGGTACTTCCGATGTTGGTAGCGGTGAACCAGTTGAAGAAACACAAGTAGCATCATCAACAGAAGAAATTTTAGAGGAAGAGTTAGAAGAAGAGGAAGAAACTTTTGAAGAAGAAGTAAGTGAAGCTTCAGAAGAAATTCAAGAAGATGTTATTACAGATGATACGGCAGAAGATGTTCCTGTTGTTGAAAAAACGACATCTGAAAAAGATATAGTTAAAGAAAGGACCAAAGAAACTCCAAAAGAAGTAAAGCCAAAGAAGAAGAAAAAACCAAGTCCATCAAAAGCCGCTACCGATGCTTTGAATAGTTTGTTAAACGGTACATCAAAAGATGGTGCAGCAACAGGTGAAGGTGATGATACTGAATCAGGCGTAAAAGGAGGTAAAGATGGAGATGCTTCTTCTAATAAATATTATGGTAATTCAGGCGGTGGTTCTGGAGGTAATTATAATTTAGCAGGAAGAAAAGCATTATCTAAACCTGTAAAACAACCAGATTGCCAAGAAGAAGGTACTATTGTGGTGAGTATTGAGGTAAATCAGAATGGAAAAGTTATAAAAGTACAAACGGGAGGTTTAAAAGGAAGTACTAGTTCTGCACCTTGTTTGGAGAAAGCAGCCAAAGAAGCAGCTTTAAAAACAACTTGGAATGCAGATGGAAATGCTCCATCAAAACAAAGAGGAACTATTATCTACAAGTTTTCTTTATCGCAATAA
- a CDS encoding MotA/TolQ/ExbB proton channel family protein codes for MQEETGLVDEISAEKTLSIIQLIKDGGLGGQVIIAILFVLLAVALYIYFERFFAIKAASKVDKNFMNQIRDHVTGGNLDGAKELCESTNSPTARLIGKGISRIGKPLEDINKAIENAGKLEVYKLERNVSVIATIAGAAPMIGFLGTVIGMIIAIHEIANSGGQIDIKLLSDGLYTAMTTTVAGLIVGIVAYITYNHLVVRTDKVVYQMEAVSVDFLDLLNEPA; via the coding sequence ATTCAAGAGGAAACGGGTTTAGTAGATGAAATATCAGCTGAAAAAACATTATCAATAATTCAGTTAATTAAAGATGGTGGATTAGGTGGTCAAGTTATTATCGCAATTTTATTTGTGTTATTAGCTGTTGCACTTTATATCTATTTTGAGCGCTTTTTTGCAATTAAAGCAGCATCAAAAGTTGATAAAAATTTCATGAATCAAATTAGAGATCATGTAACAGGTGGGAATTTAGATGGAGCTAAAGAATTATGTGAAAGCACTAATTCACCTACTGCAAGATTAATCGGTAAAGGAATATCTAGAATAGGAAAACCTTTAGAAGATATTAATAAAGCCATCGAAAATGCAGGGAAATTAGAGGTTTATAAGTTAGAAAGAAATGTTTCAGTAATTGCAACTATTGCAGGTGCAGCTCCTATGATTGGTTTTTTAGGTACAGTAATTGGAATGATTATTGCCATACATGAAATAGCAAATTCGGGTGGTCAAATAGATATTAAATTATTATCTGACGGATTATATACAGCAATGACAACAACTGTTGCAGGTTTAATTGTAGGTATTGTAGCTTATATAACTTATAATCATTTAGTAGTTCGTACTGATAAAGTAGTGTATCAAATGGAAGCAGTATCTGTTGACTTTTTAGATTTATTAAACGAACCTGCATAA
- a CDS encoding adenylyltransferase/cytidyltransferase family protein, protein MKIGVTFSAFDLLHAGHVKMLEDAKRQCDYLICCLQTDPTIDRPEKNKPIQSVVERYIQLKGCKYVDEVVPYATEQDLEDILCSFKIDVRILGDEYADKNFTGREYCEKNGVELFYNKREHRFSSSGLRKEVAEKESLKIKN, encoded by the coding sequence ATGAAAATAGGTGTCACATTTAGTGCTTTCGATTTGCTTCACGCAGGTCATGTTAAAATGTTAGAAGATGCAAAACGTCAATGTGATTATCTTATCTGTTGCTTGCAAACAGACCCTACCATTGATCGTCCAGAAAAAAATAAGCCCATACAATCAGTTGTTGAAAGATATATTCAATTAAAAGGATGTAAATATGTAGATGAAGTTGTTCCTTATGCAACAGAACAAGATTTAGAAGATATATTATGTTCTTTTAAAATAGATGTACGAATATTAGGAGATGAATATGCTGATAAAAATTTTACAGGAAGAGAATACTGTGAAAAGAATGGGGTAGAATTGTTTTACAATAAAAGAGAGCATAGGTTTTCTAGTAGCGGATTAAGAAAAGAGGTCGCTGAAAAAGAAAGTCTAAAGATTAAAAACTAA
- a CDS encoding Gfo/Idh/MocA family protein, whose translation MKNFALIGAAGYVAPRHLRAIKDTDNILIAALDKFDSVGVMDSYFPNADFFVEFERFDRHIEKIKRKQNIQLDYVSICTPNYLHDSHIRMALRRGADAICEKPLVLNPWNVDALQDIEKESGNKINTILQLRLHPSIIELKEKVVAEKKLGKQQKYDVDLTYITSRGNWYDVSWKGDQSKSGGIATNIGVHFYDMLSWVFGNVQENTVHLREKDKSAGYLEFENARVRWFLSIDENSLPKEVQEKNQRTYRSITVDGEEIEFSGGFTDLHTESYKGILKGNGFGLIDAKPSIEIVQ comes from the coding sequence ATGAAAAACTTTGCTTTAATTGGAGCAGCAGGATATGTAGCGCCACGTCATTTAAGAGCTATAAAAGATACAGATAATATTCTAATAGCTGCGCTTGATAAATTTGATAGTGTAGGTGTTATGGATAGTTATTTTCCGAATGCTGATTTTTTTGTAGAGTTTGAGAGATTTGACCGTCATATTGAAAAAATTAAACGTAAGCAAAATATCCAATTAGATTATGTGAGTATTTGTACACCAAATTATTTGCATGATTCCCATATACGTATGGCTTTGCGAAGAGGGGCTGATGCTATTTGTGAAAAACCTTTAGTTTTAAATCCATGGAATGTAGATGCATTACAGGATATAGAAAAAGAATCAGGAAATAAAATTAATACGATACTTCAATTACGGTTACACCCAAGTATTATCGAATTAAAAGAAAAAGTTGTTGCTGAAAAAAAACTAGGTAAACAGCAAAAATATGATGTTGATTTAACTTATATCACTTCAAGAGGAAATTGGTATGATGTTTCTTGGAAAGGTGATCAAAGTAAATCAGGAGGAATTGCAACAAATATTGGTGTTCATTTTTATGATATGCTTTCTTGGGTGTTTGGTAATGTTCAAGAAAATACAGTACATTTAAGAGAAAAAGATAAATCAGCAGGTTATTTAGAGTTTGAAAATGCAAGAGTGCGTTGGTTTTTATCAATAGATGAAAACTCATTACCTAAAGAAGTTCAAGAGAAAAATCAAAGAACATACCGTTCTATAACTGTTGATGGAGAGGAAATTGAATTTAGTGGAGGTTTTACAGATTTACATACTGAAAGTTATAAAGGTATTTTAAAAGGTAACGGTTTTGGATTAATAGATGCTAAACCATCTATCGAAATAGTTCAATGA
- the nhaB gene encoding sodium/proton antiporter NhaB — MFKYFLGNSPKWFKITMLSFLVFNVFSFFVLGKTITAWLFIAEFIFTLAMALKCYPLLTGGLLAIQAVALGLTTAKNAYHEVDQNLEVVLLLVFMVAGIYFMKPLLMFIFSKVFTKIKSKVVLSLLFVFLSAVLSAFLDALTVTAVLISVAVGFYGVYHKIHSSSADYDHDGILDREELSGETLEQFRGFLRSLIMHGVVGTALGGVCTLVGEPQNLLIGERLGWDFIQFFLKMAPITLPVLAAGMVTTVVLELTGWFGFGDKMPEVAARIIDKYTEQEDAKRTDKEKYALIVQGVSALLLIAGLAMHVAPVGFIGLALIIVQTAFTGITDEHQLGPAFEEALPFTGLLVVFFVVVAMIHDQHLFSPIIDWALSQDPASQPGLFYVANGFLSAISDNVFVATVYIGEVEQAFKNGDITREHFEKLAIAINTGTNLPSVATPNGQAAFLFLLTSSLAPLINLSYGKMVKMAFPYTIVLGGLGYIMVKLLLS; from the coding sequence ATGTTTAAATATTTTTTAGGGAATAGCCCTAAGTGGTTTAAAATAACCATGCTTAGTTTTTTAGTTTTCAACGTGTTTTCCTTCTTTGTTTTAGGAAAAACAATAACAGCCTGGCTTTTTATAGCTGAGTTTATTTTTACTTTGGCAATGGCATTAAAATGTTATCCTCTTTTAACGGGAGGTTTGTTAGCCATTCAAGCTGTCGCTTTAGGGTTAACAACTGCTAAAAACGCCTATCATGAAGTAGATCAGAATTTAGAAGTAGTATTACTTTTAGTTTTTATGGTTGCAGGTATTTATTTTATGAAACCTTTATTAATGTTTATTTTTAGTAAGGTTTTTACGAAAATAAAATCAAAGGTAGTATTATCATTACTTTTTGTATTTTTATCAGCTGTTTTATCAGCATTTTTAGATGCTTTAACTGTAACAGCAGTATTAATTAGTGTTGCTGTTGGTTTTTATGGAGTGTATCACAAAATACATTCTAGTTCTGCCGATTATGATCATGATGGTATTTTAGATAGAGAAGAGTTAAGTGGTGAAACATTAGAACAATTTCGTGGTTTTTTACGTAGTTTAATTATGCACGGTGTTGTTGGTACAGCTCTTGGAGGAGTTTGTACCTTAGTTGGTGAGCCTCAAAATTTACTAATTGGTGAACGATTAGGTTGGGATTTTATTCAGTTTTTCTTAAAAATGGCTCCTATTACATTACCTGTTTTAGCGGCAGGAATGGTAACTACTGTTGTTTTAGAGTTAACAGGTTGGTTTGGTTTTGGTGATAAAATGCCAGAAGTAGCTGCAAGAATTATAGATAAATATACTGAACAGGAAGATGCTAAAAGAACAGATAAAGAAAAGTATGCTTTAATTGTTCAAGGAGTATCAGCTTTATTGTTAATAGCAGGATTAGCAATGCATGTAGCTCCTGTTGGTTTTATCGGGTTAGCATTAATAATTGTACAAACAGCATTTACAGGTATTACTGATGAGCATCAATTAGGACCTGCTTTTGAGGAGGCATTACCTTTTACAGGATTATTAGTAGTCTTTTTTGTAGTTGTAGCAATGATTCATGATCAGCATTTATTTAGTCCAATAATTGATTGGGCATTAAGTCAAGATCCAGCATCTCAACCAGGGTTGTTTTACGTGGCAAACGGATTTTTATCAGCAATTAGTGATAATGTATTCGTAGCAACCGTATATATTGGTGAAGTAGAACAGGCTTTTAAAAATGGAGATATAACAAGAGAGCATTTTGAAAAATTAGCTATCGCAATTAATACAGGTACTAATTTACCAAGTGTTGCAACACCAAATGGGCAGGCAGCATTTTTATTCTTATTAACATCATCTTTAGCTCCTTTAATTAATTTATCTTATGGTAAAATGGTTAAAATGGCTTTTCCTTACACAATTGTTCTAGGAGGATTAGGTTATATTATGGTAAAATTATTATTATCGTAA
- a CDS encoding bifunctional folylpolyglutamate synthase/dihydrofolate synthase → MTYQETLDWMFAQLPMYQKEGKTAFKKDLTNSIALSKELGNPEKKFKTIHVGGTNGKGSTSHMIASILQEAGYKVGLYTSPHLKNFTERIRINGQEIPQENIIDFISKNKQFLEAQKLSFFEMTVGMAFSYFESQKVDIAVIEVGLGGRLDSTNIIIPEVSVITNIGLDHTQFLGETLPEIAYEKAGIIKDNISVVIGERQEAVEKVFLSKANDCNSEIVFASDGDYSYKTDLLGDYQSKNVKTAVKAISQLKDFVISEENIKNGLLQVAKNTNLKGRWQILQQEPKIICDTAHNKEGLIYTLAQLKNEVYEKLHIVLGVVSDKDLEAILPMFPQNATYYFCKPDIARGLSEKKLKDTAEVFNLIGESFSSVNQAFESAKLSSTSKDVIYIGGSTFVVAEIL, encoded by the coding sequence ATGACATATCAAGAAACCTTAGATTGGATGTTTGCGCAATTACCAATGTATCAAAAAGAAGGTAAAACAGCATTTAAAAAAGATTTAACCAATAGTATTGCTTTAAGTAAAGAATTGGGTAATCCAGAGAAAAAGTTTAAAACTATTCATGTTGGTGGAACTAACGGAAAAGGATCTACAAGTCATATGATTGCTTCGATTTTACAAGAAGCAGGTTATAAAGTGGGGTTATATACGTCGCCACATCTTAAAAATTTTACAGAGCGTATTCGAATTAACGGGCAAGAAATTCCGCAAGAAAATATTATTGATTTTATATCTAAAAATAAACAGTTTTTAGAAGCTCAAAAATTATCGTTTTTTGAAATGACCGTAGGAATGGCTTTTAGTTATTTTGAAAGTCAAAAAGTAGATATTGCTGTTATTGAAGTAGGATTAGGAGGTAGGTTAGATTCTACAAATATTATTATTCCAGAAGTTTCAGTAATTACAAATATCGGATTAGATCATACGCAGTTTTTAGGCGAAACATTACCCGAAATAGCTTATGAAAAAGCAGGAATTATAAAAGACAATATTTCTGTTGTTATTGGCGAGCGTCAAGAAGCTGTTGAAAAAGTCTTTTTATCAAAAGCAAATGACTGTAATTCTGAAATAGTATTTGCTTCTGATGGAGATTATAGTTATAAAACTGATTTGTTAGGTGATTATCAATCGAAGAATGTAAAAACGGCAGTTAAAGCGATTAGTCAACTAAAAGATTTTGTTATTTCTGAAGAAAACATCAAAAATGGATTATTACAAGTTGCAAAAAACACAAATTTAAAAGGACGTTGGCAAATTTTACAGCAAGAACCTAAAATAATTTGTGATACAGCACATAATAAAGAAGGCTTAATTTATACTTTAGCACAACTTAAAAATGAAGTTTATGAAAAATTACATATTGTTTTAGGGGTTGTTTCTGATAAAGACTTAGAAGCTATTTTACCGATGTTTCCTCAAAATGCTACTTATTATTTTTGTAAACCCGATATCGCAAGAGGATTATCAGAAAAAAAATTAAAAGATACTGCTGAGGTGTTTAATTTAATAGGAGAATCATTTAGTTCTGTTAATCAGGCTTTTGAGTCTGCTAAATTAAGTTCAACCAGTAAAGATGTTATTTATATTGGAGGAAGTACGTTTGTAGTTGCAGAAATTTTATAA
- a CDS encoding acyl-CoA dehydrogenase — translation MDFSLTEEHIMIRDAARDFAQTELLPGVIERDNKQEFPQELVRKMGDVGFLGIMVNPKYGGSGMDAISYVLIMEELSKIDASASVMVSVNNSLVCYGLEAYGNEKQKQKYLTKLATGQQIGAFCLSEPEAGSDATSQATTAEDKGDYYLLNGTKNWITNGGRADVYLVIAQTDRSKKHKGINAFIVEKDAEGFHIGPKEDKLGIRGSDTHTLQFNDVKIPKENRIGEDGFGFKFAMKTLAGGRIGIAAQALGIASGAYELALKYSKERKTFGTEICNHQAIAFKLADMYTEIEAARMLVMKAAWDKDQGNNYDMSGAVAKLYASKVAMEQSVEAVQIHGGNGFVKDYHVERLMRDAKITQIYEGTSEIQKIVISRGILKD, via the coding sequence ATGGATTTTAGCTTAACAGAAGAACACATAATGATACGTGATGCTGCACGTGATTTTGCACAAACAGAATTATTACCAGGCGTAATCGAAAGAGATAATAAACAAGAATTCCCTCAAGAGTTAGTCAGGAAAATGGGAGATGTCGGTTTTTTAGGTATTATGGTGAACCCAAAATACGGAGGAAGCGGAATGGATGCTATTTCATATGTATTAATAATGGAGGAGCTTTCTAAAATTGATGCTTCGGCATCTGTCATGGTTTCAGTTAACAACTCTTTAGTTTGTTACGGATTAGAAGCCTATGGAAACGAAAAACAAAAACAAAAATACTTAACAAAATTAGCCACAGGACAACAAATAGGTGCTTTTTGTTTGAGTGAACCTGAAGCAGGTTCTGATGCGACATCACAAGCAACAACTGCCGAAGATAAAGGAGATTACTATTTATTAAACGGTACAAAAAACTGGATTACAAACGGCGGTAGAGCCGATGTTTATTTAGTCATTGCACAAACTGATAGAAGTAAAAAACATAAAGGTATTAATGCTTTTATTGTTGAAAAAGATGCTGAAGGATTTCATATAGGTCCAAAAGAAGATAAATTAGGAATCCGTGGTTCAGATACGCACACACTTCAATTTAACGATGTGAAAATTCCAAAAGAAAATAGAATTGGTGAAGACGGATTTGGTTTTAAATTCGCTATGAAAACTTTAGCTGGCGGAAGAATTGGTATTGCTGCACAAGCTTTAGGTATTGCTTCTGGAGCTTACGAATTAGCCTTAAAATATTCAAAAGAACGAAAAACTTTTGGTACAGAAATCTGTAATCATCAGGCAATCGCATTTAAATTAGCAGATATGTACACAGAAATTGAAGCTGCAAGAATGTTAGTTATGAAAGCTGCTTGGGATAAAGATCAAGGAAATAATTACGATATGTCTGGTGCAGTAGCAAAATTATATGCTTCTAAAGTTGCTATGGAACAATCGGTTGAAGCAGTTCAAATTCATGGAGGAAACGGTTTTGTAAAAGATTATCATGTAGAACGTTTAATGCGTGATGCTAAAATTACTCAAATTTACGAAGGAACTTCTGAAATTCAAAAAATTGTAATTTCAAGAGGTATTTTGAAAGATTAA
- a CDS encoding ExbD/TolR family protein, whose amino-acid sequence MNLKGRNKVDPSFNMSSMTDIVFLLLIFFMLTSTLVTVSAIDVLLPKGGGKTENSTAIAVSITEDSAFYIDKTKISAIDLEQAILTKVGPDKKKTVVIRGDQNVAYKNVMKVIDIANRNKLKMILAVKAK is encoded by the coding sequence ATGAATTTAAAGGGAAGAAATAAAGTAGATCCAAGTTTTAATATGTCGTCAATGACGGATATTGTTTTTCTGTTGTTAATATTTTTTATGCTAACATCAACCTTAGTTACTGTTAGTGCAATTGATGTTTTATTGCCAAAAGGAGGAGGTAAAACAGAAAATAGTACGGCAATAGCTGTAAGTATTACCGAAGATTCAGCTTTTTATATTGATAAAACAAAAATAAGTGCTATCGATTTAGAGCAAGCGATACTTACTAAAGTTGGTCCTGATAAGAAGAAAACAGTAGTTATTCGAGGAGATCAAAACGTAGCATATAAAAATGTAATGAAAGTGATTGACATCGCCAATAGAAATAAATTAAAAATGATTTTAGCCGTAAAGGCAAAGTAA
- a CDS encoding Glu/Leu/Phe/Val dehydrogenase dimerization domain-containing protein, whose translation MKELLKIYENKEPEIVFHWKDQETEAEGWTVINSLRGGAAGGGTRMRKGLNKNEVLSLAKTMEVKFTVSGPAIGGAKSGINFDPNDPRKRGVLERWYKAVTPLLKHYYGTGGDLNVDADKDVIPITESCGVWHPQEGIFNGHFKPTEADKINRIGQLRQGVIKVIEDKQFSPDLSKKYTVADMLTGYGVAEAVKHYYNIYGGTISDKKAIVQGFGNVGSAAAYYLTQLGAKVVGIIDRDGGVINEEGFSMEEMTALFLAKNGNKLVADKMIPFDEINEKIWNVPAEIFVPAAASRLVSQDQVQKMIDTGLEVISPGANVPFADKEIFFGSIMEYTDKHLSLLPDFISNCGIARVFAYLMEAKVVLPMEDKAIFEDTSNTIKKALQRTFSKSASKTKICSTAFEIALKELV comes from the coding sequence ATGAAAGAATTACTTAAAATATACGAAAACAAAGAGCCAGAAATCGTTTTTCATTGGAAAGACCAAGAAACAGAAGCCGAAGGGTGGACAGTAATTAACTCTTTAAGAGGTGGTGCTGCTGGTGGAGGAACCAGAATGCGTAAAGGTTTAAATAAAAATGAAGTTTTGTCTTTGGCTAAAACAATGGAAGTGAAATTTACAGTTTCAGGACCTGCAATTGGTGGAGCAAAATCAGGAATTAATTTTGATCCTAACGATCCAAGAAAAAGAGGCGTTTTAGAGCGTTGGTATAAAGCTGTTACTCCTTTATTAAAACATTATTACGGTACAGGAGGCGATTTAAATGTTGATGCTGATAAAGATGTAATTCCTATTACAGAGAGTTGTGGAGTTTGGCATCCTCAGGAAGGAATTTTTAACGGACATTTCAAGCCAACTGAAGCAGATAAAATAAATAGAATAGGTCAATTACGTCAAGGAGTAATTAAAGTAATTGAAGACAAGCAATTTTCACCAGATTTATCTAAAAAATATACTGTTGCAGATATGTTAACAGGTTATGGCGTTGCTGAAGCAGTTAAGCATTATTACAATATTTACGGAGGAACAATTTCAGATAAAAAAGCTATTGTTCAAGGTTTTGGAAATGTTGGTTCAGCAGCAGCCTATTATTTAACACAATTAGGCGCTAAAGTTGTAGGTATTATAGACAGAGATGGAGGTGTTATTAATGAAGAAGGATTTTCTATGGAAGAAATGACTGCTTTATTTTTAGCAAAAAATGGAAATAAATTAGTTGCTGATAAAATGATTCCTTTTGATGAAATTAATGAAAAAATTTGGAATGTGCCTGCCGAAATATTTGTTCCAGCAGCAGCTTCAAGATTAGTTTCTCAAGATCAAGTTCAAAAAATGATTGATACAGGTTTAGAAGTAATATCTCCAGGAGCGAATGTTCCTTTTGCTGATAAAGAAATTTTCTTCGGTTCTATTATGGAATATACCGATAAACATTTAAGTTTATTACCTGATTTTATTTCTAATTGTGGTATTGCTAGAGTTTTTGCTTATTTAATGGAAGCTAAAGTTGTGTTGCCAATGGAAGATAAAGCAATCTTTGAAGATACATCAAATACAATTAAAAAAGCATTACAAAGAACTTTTTCTAAAAGTGCTTCAAAAACAAAAATTTGTTCAACAGCTTTTGAAATAGCTCTAAAAGAGTTGGTTTAA
- a CDS encoding glycosyltransferase family 2 protein: protein MLADKKDYGFISVIIPVYNEEDNVIPLTEGITNSLKGFNYEIIFIDDFSTDNTKKKINDMKNPNVALIELRKNYGQSLALAAGFDYAKGDYVVTLDGDMQNDPSDIVHMIDKAHSEDWDVVTGIRAKRKDSIFKTFPSKIANFLIRRATRLDLKDQGCAIKVFKKDIAKGLNLYGEMHRFINLLAHLNGARIAQVPVKHHARMHGVSKYGLGRTIKVINDIVLIIFQRKYLQRPIHLFGNFGLFFMFIGLGINFYLLILKLLGQDIWGRPLLIAGVIFVVISIQFFTVGIIADLLMRTYYESQSKRPYTIRKIHLSE, encoded by the coding sequence ATGCTAGCTGACAAAAAAGACTATGGTTTCATATCTGTTATTATTCCTGTATATAACGAGGAAGATAATGTAATACCTTTAACAGAAGGAATAACCAATAGTTTAAAAGGTTTTAATTATGAAATAATTTTTATTGATGATTTTTCTACGGATAATACCAAGAAAAAGATTAATGATATGAAAAACCCTAACGTTGCTCTTATTGAGCTTCGAAAAAACTATGGACAAAGTTTAGCTTTAGCAGCAGGTTTTGACTATGCAAAAGGTGATTATGTAGTAACTCTTGATGGAGATATGCAAAATGATCCTTCTGATATTGTACACATGATTGATAAAGCTCACAGTGAAGACTGGGATGTTGTTACTGGAATTAGAGCAAAAAGAAAAGATTCTATTTTTAAAACTTTTCCATCAAAAATAGCCAACTTTTTAATCCGAAGAGCTACTCGTTTAGATTTAAAAGATCAAGGATGTGCTATTAAAGTTTTTAAGAAAGATATTGCTAAAGGTTTAAATTTATATGGTGAAATGCACCGTTTTATCAATCTTTTAGCACACCTTAACGGAGCAAGAATTGCACAAGTACCTGTAAAACATCATGCAAGAATGCATGGAGTTTCTAAATACGGATTAGGTAGAACTATAAAAGTAATTAACGATATTGTGTTAATTATCTTCCAAAGAAAATATTTACAACGCCCTATTCATTTATTCGGTAATTTCGGATTATTTTTTATGTTTATCGGTTTAGGTATTAATTTTTACTTATTAATTTTAAAACTTTTAGGACAAGATATTTGGGGAAGACCTTTATTAATTGCAGGAGTTATATTTGTTGTTATTAGTATTCAATTTTTTACGGTTGGTATTATTGCCGATTTACTAATGAGAACTTATTACGAATCGCAAAGTAAGCGACCTTATACAATCAGAAAAATTCATTTAAGTGAATAA
- a CDS encoding anhydro-N-acetylmuramic acid kinase: protein MNDNFYFTIGLMSGTSLDGIDLVYVKFDKNNYKNFTILSSETISYTDVWVNKLRSAINFSKTALNKLDLEYGDLLGNEINLFIKKNNINKIDFIASHGHTILHQPDDGITLQIGNGKVISEITKQKVVCDFRTQDVNLGGQGAPLVPIGDELLFSDYQYCVNLGGFANVSFKEKEQRIAFDICPVNIVLNHYVQKLGFTYDDKGEIARTGIVNNELLEKLNSLDFYKKSAPKSLGLEWVQKNIFPIINSLEKDIPTILRTFIEHSAIQIGKIIYKSDAVLITGGGVFNDFLIEKIEFYSEQKNEKTTTALINYKEALIFAFLGVLRVENQVNCLSSVTGAEKDHSSGIIFDR from the coding sequence ATGAATGATAACTTTTATTTTACAATAGGATTGATGTCTGGCACATCATTAGATGGAATTGATTTAGTATATGTTAAATTTGATAAGAATAATTATAAGAATTTCACTATTTTATCATCTGAAACTATCTCGTATACTGATGTTTGGGTAAATAAGTTAAGGTCGGCTATTAATTTTAGTAAAACAGCTTTAAATAAATTAGATTTAGAATATGGAGATTTATTAGGAAACGAAATTAATTTATTTATCAAAAAAAATAATATTAATAAAATTGATTTTATCGCTTCTCATGGGCATACTATTTTACATCAACCTGATGATGGAATTACACTTCAAATTGGTAATGGAAAAGTAATATCAGAAATTACAAAACAAAAAGTAGTTTGTGATTTTAGAACTCAAGATGTTAATTTAGGAGGTCAAGGAGCACCTTTAGTTCCTATTGGTGATGAGTTGTTGTTTTCTGATTATCAGTATTGTGTGAACCTTGGAGGTTTTGCAAATGTATCATTTAAAGAAAAAGAACAACGTATTGCTTTTGATATCTGCCCTGTAAATATTGTGTTAAATCATTATGTTCAAAAATTAGGGTTTACTTATGATGATAAAGGTGAAATAGCTAGAACAGGTATTGTAAATAATGAATTGCTAGAAAAATTGAATTCTTTAGATTTTTATAAAAAATCAGCACCTAAGTCATTAGGATTAGAATGGGTTCAAAAAAATATTTTTCCTATTATTAATAGCTTAGAAAAAGATATTCCTACTATTTTAAGAACATTTATTGAACATTCAGCAATTCAAATAGGAAAAATAATTTATAAAAGTGATGCTGTTTTAATAACAGGAGGAGGTGTTTTTAACGATTTCTTAATAGAAAAAATTGAATTTTATTCAGAACAAAAAAATGAAAAGACAACAACAGCACTTATAAACTATAAAGAAGCGTTGATTTTTGCCTTTTTAGGGGTGTTACGTGTTGAAAATCAGGTAAATTGTTTAAGTAGTGTAACTGGGGCTGAAAAAGACCATTCTTCGGGTATTATTTTTGATAGATAG